The sequence CTTCAGTGAAATTAGAACATATTTCTGCCTTGTTTTCCCCCCTTAGGAGGGCCCCTTTGTGTACCTGTCTTTAATAGGaacagtggcagagtcagacaaCATATTTGCCTCTCTGTGTAAGTATCATTTTCATTTAATGATGGCAGGAGTACTTGTCAGGTGTAGGGGTATTGGGTGTGGTGGCACAAGGAACCGTAGGGTGCATATGTGGCCCCAACAGATATTGGTAGCCAAAGAATCCAATTTCATATACACAGTAAGAGTGGATTTCATATGGAcagtcactcaaagaagaacaattgtttatttttatgtgTAGGGAAAGCTTTGAGGAACCAGAATCTCATGGTAGTTTATATCCCACATTTGGTTTACTTTATGCCCCGATGGGGTAATGTCCCCTTTAGTCCAAATCATCTGttccaaaaacaaaacccagcaacCACTCTGCCTTTGAGAAAGTAAGGAGGAAAAACCAGCATTATTAAGGTCTAATGTGATTATACCATAGCCTCTGAGTTTCCTCTGCAGTAAGTTTATGCTGCTTGTGATGACATATGAGTGGCTAAAAACACACTGCTGGAACAGCATCTTGAAGAGACTAATGTTTAGGCTGATTCATTGCTTGTTAATTTAATGAAGAGAGCAACATCATTCTGATTTCACATCCGCTCCCTCTGTGATGAAGTCTAAAGCTGAGATTTTGGGAACTTAATGTATCTAATTTTCTTGATATTTGTTCTTACTGTAAAGAAGTCTTGTTAGTTAAAATGCAGCATCTGTGACCCTTATATCATAATAGGGCTACAGAACAAAATGACAACttctgtttttaatgttttgttttgataagcggcctgatcctgtcatcttTGTGCACCCAAAATGCATGGCTTAGAATGGGAGTTCAGGGTGAGACAGACAGGATTATgccaattttcttttcaaaacccTTTATACTTGGGGCATCTGTACTATACTTCAAAACAATCCCAATTATGGTTGTGTCTTCGCAATGCTATTTTTGCAGACACCGGTCCACATTGTTAATAAACATACTATAGCATGAACTGATAAAACTGAATAATTGTCTTTGCACTGCAGAAACTAACACAAACTTGTATATCAAACAGCATTAGTGAACTGTTCTGTCATTCTAACTCAATACAGACTGTCACTCAAGGACAGCTTGACTTACTtgacttttgtttctttaaagattGTTCTGTTCCCTCCATGATGCCAGTGTGTTATATCATTAAATATTGAATCCTATTTATTGAATATCTTTTCCATTAGGACAGTTTTTTAATTAGAAACTTCTGCATCTATCCACCTAGGTATTTCTGTGGccttcatcaccatagtataAGAGAATCTGCCCCTTCAACTCTAGGGGAAATTATTTCTCTGTCAATTAtggtaactggctctgtagacAAATGTGTGCAGTCCATTTGCAGTTACTGTCTTATTTAAATGTTGATTCCTTATGGATGTAAACTAGAAAAGGAGTCCAATTCTTCCCTCATTTAATATAGCTAGTACGGCTGCaggtgtaactgaaatcagaatttggctGGAGCGCTGTAAAATATAAAACTAATTTTAAGGTGTTGGGGGAAATAGCTGAGTTCTAGAAACAAATCTTCAGGATTTGTCTAACCACAATTATCCCCAGTGGTTAACAAGCTTTTTCATTTTCCTCATGTGTACTTTAGGAATAAAGACAGCACAAGTAAAGTCTTTTTCTAgattttggtggggtttttttcctctatAGAAGTTACCTGATGAACATGGATGCCTACATTCAGGGAAAAATTTCCTTTGAAAGAAATCTATATAATCCATCACTTGAGCAAACAAACAGTGGTAATCTCATTTCTGAAACACTTGGATGCTCACCTCAAACATCATTTCATAAAGTAAAATTTTTAGTCACCTAAGTCCATTgggtgcttaggtgcttttgaaaatgttacgcATAATCTTCCATCAGTGCAGGGGAGCAATATTGTCTGTTCTCCCAGACTAAGGAGTTATCTTCTTGAATTGATTATACCGGTAATAGAATTAACTGTTATGTTAAATTTTTTAGGGAAAGAATATGGAAGAGCAGATGCAAGGTGGCTTTATTCTGATCCAACCATTGTGTCTCTGGAAATACTAACTGTTGTTTTGGATGGCCTTCTAGCTCTGATCCTCATTTATGCTATTATCAAAGATAAGTACTACAGGTAAGTCCTGTTAGAAATCCAACAATTACTTGGTGCAAAGTACATGAATAGAATAGATTCTTGCATTAGAGTATGTTGGCTGGGAAAAATTGTGTATTGTAGAAAACTAGGATCTGAAGTAACACTTGGGCTATTGGGCTGCCTTCAAGCTGCAGAAGTCTGGGACACAGGAGAATATTATGAGAGATGACATTTGACTATGCAGCTTTGTGTGCTGTGCAAGAAGTTGCTTAATCTGTTTCTAGCGAGTATTTCAAGGACAATTGTAACAGTAGGCAACCATGTTCTACTAACTTTATATAACCTGAGCCTCCACTCCAATGCTTTAGCACCTGCAAGGGTAGAGCCTGCAGCCCCTAGATGAGTCCCTTTTGCTGATTTGGGATGGTTGCAGGACAGCTATCTCCACCTGATACCTCCTTGAGAGCAGAGGATCTTTCACCCCTAGGAACATGCAGGCAGCAATTGTGACTCCCGGATCAATCAAGAGATCCTAATTATAGTGTCATTTAAACAATGTACTGTCTTAAAAGAGATTACTTTTAGTCCCACCTGGGCACAGCTAGAGGAAGGTGCCAAAACTTAAGCTACAAAGATGAAGGGTGGGTAGTTATGTTCTTACTTGATATTATCGGTGTCTCCATTCATAGCTGTTCCTTGGAGCTACCTGCTAATAGTAGTCTGAAAGTCAGTGATCCCTGTTCTAAGATGAGACTATCTGCTTTTTGAAGGGAAACCCAGTATTTCCAAATACTGTCCCCTCCTGCATGGGTACCTAGGTCAGTTAGTTTCACTATACTTTGGTTTGGAGTATGTGCAGTCTTGTTTTTCTTCGTTTCCCTCGTTGGAGTCTTCAAGCACAGAAACTGGTgctggtccctgtgtgtattccacatgtgggtacACATGCACTTCATGCTCCTGAGACTGGAGAATTGGCAAGTAGTGTCCGTTGGTCCACTCCTGTACCCTGGCATTCCTCATGCTCAGTACCCAGGGTATGAGGTAAGGTGAGGTGTGGCCTGACGGCCTCCACAGTTCCTTCCCACCACCACATGGCCTGAGTTGGAATCCTCTGGGTCCAAAGCAGCTTTATCATCTTACCTGTAAACATATTGTAAATAGTTCTTAGAATTTTACTGTTTTTAGTGCTTTTCTAGTAGCTTTTTAGTTACTATAGAGTAGTTTTTCCCCATCTCAGGGACCCTTCCCGGTCCCCTCTCTACCCCCAGGAGAAGGTCTGTGCCCAGAGTTCTGGGGTTTAAGAACCGTATCTCTGGCCCACGTTCCTTCTCTGCCAGCAATAACTATCCACGCTGTCTTTATTGCTTGGGGAGGCTCGCATCTCTGCCAAGTTCAGCTTCTGCTGCTCCTTCCCTACCCAAACCCAAAAGGGAGGAGAGCTTCAGCTGAGGATGCAGCTCATGGAGAAAGCCAGGAGACCCCAGTGAGATCCAGGCTGGGAGGATCCTCCTGTACATCGGCCTCATTCTACAAGCAGCTTCCCTCTGAGCACTATCTCTGGAGCAGAGGCCAGGTCTGTAAAGTCTAAGGACTCATTGTTTCCGGCCTCTCATTAGGCTAAGGGGCACAGTGATGTACTTCCCCAGTGCACAAAATTCTCTGGCAGACAATCTCAGCAGACACTGCTCCACAGACCACGAGTGGGAAATTCACAATTCAGTCCTAAATGAAACCTTCACTCAATGAGGAATGCCATCCTGGGACCTGTTCACTTCCCAGAAGAACAACCTATTCCTCTCCAGAGCAGTACCAGCTCAGGACTTCTATCATGAACAGAACATCTGAGGTATGCCTTTTCTCCCATTCCACTGCTCCTCAGGTTCTGGGGAAAATTTGCCATGAGAAAACATAACTCTTTTTTATTGCACCCAAGTGGCCCAGACAAATTTGGTTTGGTTCTGAACCTCCTCAGAGTGTCAACCCACTCTCCCATCAGCATTCAATCCTTCCCACTTCTGCTAACTCAGGAGAACAGTGGGATAAGACATTCCAATCCAGACTCTATGGACCTCATagcctggtatttggatgggcgTCAAATCTAAAGTGTTCATGTTCAGAGGTCATTCAAGCTCTTTTCAACCATGCCAGAAAAGACACTACCAGAAGATATATCTAGCTGCATGGAGGCATTTCTCTATCTGGATGCAACCGAACCAGTTCTTTCCAGACACAGCAGGTGTTCCTGCTATTCCAGACTACCTCATCACTCTCAAGACATCGAGCCTTTCTATCAGCTTGCTTCAGGTCCACCTAGCAGCTATCAGTGCCATCCACCCTCTGGTAAAGGACTAGTTTAGTTTTACTCACCTGATAAGAACCAGATTCCTGAAGGGTCTCTCTAGAACCTTCCCGCCAGTAATGCAACGCCACAATGGGACCTCAATCTCGTTCTCTTACTAATTACAGAACACCCTTTGAACCCTTGGCTATGTGCTCAATGTTCCATCTGTCTGTGAAGGTCGCCTTCCCTGTCGCTGTCACGTCAGACAGGAAGGTGAATGAACTGGCAGCGCTCGTGGCCAACCCGCTACACACCATATTCCATAAGGAAAAGGTTTCCTTTTGCATTCGCCCAGAATTCACCCCAGAGGTGTAGTCTCCGACTTTCACATCAATCGATTAATTCACTTACCGGTATTCTTTCCAAAACCCGATGCTTCCAATGAGGAgaggaggcttttttttttttttacccctccATGTCAGACGAGCTTTAGGTTTTACCTACAAAGAACAGAACCAATTAGAAGAACACTTGGACTTATTCATCCCTGTAGCAGAGTGATGATGGGAACAAACGTTATCTGCTCAAAAGCTGTCTAAGTGGATCTTTGGCTGCATCATCTTCGCTATCAGTTAGTCCAGCTTCCTCCCCCAGATGGGATGAGGGCCCTTTCCACTAGACCACAGGCAACCTCAATGGCATCCCTTTGAGAAGTACCTATACTGGACATTTGTAGGGCGCCTACCGGGTGTTCCATCCACACCTTCACAAAGGATTACACTTTAATCCAAGCCTCTTCCACAGATGCAACCACTGGGACCGTGATATTACAGAGCTCTGTACTGCCCACATtcctgcacctccctcctgtTTAAATACTGCTTACCAGTCATAGTCAGCCACATGTGGAATAcgcatagggaccagcacttgaagaagaagaaatggaggttacttatttcgaacctccagttacaggtgtTTGGTCCTGATCTGTTtgtattccactacctgccctccatCCCATCTGCTTCACATCACATCTGGATTTGTGGTAAAGAAAGAACTAGAGCAGAGGGggacaaactacagcccgcgggccacatccggcccacaggacccttccctctggcccccgagctcctgccagggagcagggtcaggacaggcttgcagaggagccagcccaactTCCCAGCAGTGTGGTGAGCGGGGAGAAGGctacccctggcccctccccttctgctccctccctccctccctcacagtcacagtcccccctgcacctggacagcgtggctgcagctccagctgggtGGCACGGCTATAGCGCGGCcagacctggtgctccagggTGGCACGGTCAGGGGGAGTTCGGGGTTGGGGGAGGCgaggagcaggaggagttggCCCTCCTCCACCTCCAGCATGTTTGGCCCCTGTCCAcagcagccaagcccagacagGGAGCAAGCCCTGCccgactgccagggagagcagacaaATGAGCAGGGGAAATgcacagggaaaggactgagccTCCCTTTCCCTCACCCCACGGGTAACgtggggcggggagagcaggGAAGGTTGGATAGGGGCCTGGGGGGACCGAGGGGGGGGcggtctgggggtggggagcaggggagattggataggggcaggggtcctgggggtggtcgggcactggggagcaggggggattggatagggaaCAGACATCCCGGGGGGATGGTCAGGGGGCGGagagcaggggtgtttggataggatgcaggagtcccagggggcagtcaggggtggggagcagggggggttagatgggggtgggagttctggggggctggaatgggggcaaGGGCCAGGCCACACCTCGCTGTTttgggaggcatagcctcccccagccttccctacctggccctccatacaatttctgtacccaATGTGGCCCTAGGgcgaaaaagtttgcccactcctgaacTTGAGAAATGGTCAGTCTGCACCTCCCCTTATACTTTTGATACTGAGCACAAGGAAGACCAGGGCGCAGGTGTGGACCAATGAAAGCTATTTGCCAATTTTCCCATCTCAGGCACATGGAGTGCATGCTTACCCCCATGTGGAATACAGGTAAGgatcacacatcttgaagaacctccaggtacaggtaagtaacctccgtTTTCTTCTTAGAGTCTTCTCAGTTTGAAGGCTATTTGgataagaaaataaataatgggttcatgtatatttatatacacacaagcaCCTTGAATTAGGTATAGCACTATtgcaaaaattctgtttgccagaCAGTCAGTCCTGTCTACACGACAAATTCAACAGTGTTGAGAACCTTGTTACCAGGGCATgttaaaaagttttattttgtatGGAATCTAAATGTGGTTCTTTAGTATAGCTAGAAGCTGGGGCCTAAGCAGCACTGGTAGATTAAGCATATTTCATCCACTGATGGTGGCTTAGTAAACTCTGTGAGTTTAATGTAAACGTTGCTTGTAATGATTAGCAGACCAAAAAAATTATCTGGTTAAGTTGTACAGGTTAAAAAGTATATTGGTGCTTTGACTGACTCTGTCTGGCAAACAGAAGGATTGCAATAATCACTCACACATGGCATGGGCATAGCGAcgagcactcgaagaagaaatggaggttagttacctgtaactggaggttctttgagatattTGGTCCCTATCTCTATAATGTGAAGCATTATATAAGTGCTAGCATAAAGTGGCCAAAAGTTTGTTGACagtttttttcaatgaaaaatgctgttttgttgaCACCAAAATATTTCTTGGAAAAACATAGGGTTTGACAAAAATTTCAGAAAGAATGTTTCTCAGGTCTAGGATGGAATTTTTGGTCAAAACAGGGGAGAAAGACTCCAGAAAAAGATACTCACCTGAGATGAGATCCaggttcatgtccctgctctaCCTAATTCGGAACAAGGACTTGAATTTGTGTCTCCCATGTTCCAGCTGAGTCCCCTAATCACCAgactattggctattctggggtgggtttcatgattgttttggggaaaaaaacttcaaaggtctcgtttttgttctgcatcagaactaaaatacatttcaaaacatgGAAAATTATGTGTGAAACAATTGATTTTCTGGACAACACTAATTTTTATTGCAGTTGCCTAATTGTTTGTTCTTATTCCTCTTTACAGGCATTTCATACAGATTACATTGTGTGTTTGTGAATTATATGGTGGTTGGATGACGTTCTGCCCAGACTGGCTCATTGGAAGTCCTAACCTAAACACCAGTAACTGGCTTTATCTGTGGGTCTACCTGGTATTTTTTAATGGCATATGGGTAGTGATACCTGGACTTTTATTGTGGCAGTCTTGGTTAGGACTTAAGCAAATGCATCGTGAAAAATCAAATACTAGAAAGAAGATTAGATGAAGATAAGACCACTTCATTAACCCCATTAATTGAGAGATTTTAAATTGTGAGTGTAAGCAGCATTATTGTTTTTGCAGAGACGCAATCAACTGTTCATCTTTGTAGATCACATGTAAATTTTGTTGTAGGACATTGTATTTCAGGCTGATCCTTTCTTAAGAGGAGGAAAATAATTTACATAATGAAGTATATAAAAGTACTCAAACCATTTGCCATATTATTACACTGCATACAATAataaacaatatattttataaCAAAGTGGCGTGCAGATCTTTTTCTTTTATTCCCtcctcaaaataaaaatgtttttatcccGCTGGAATCCTTTAACTGCCTGAAGCAAGCAAGCAGTGAAATAATCAAGTTGGCTTTAAGACCTGATTCCACAGCCCTGTTCACCCTTCAATCTCCAAGTATCATCAAAGTTCAGAGTTTCATTTATATCTGTAGCAGATTGTTTCTCATATGTCAAGACTCTTAGCAACAAATTTTTACTTATATGGAAAAGTATTAGTAATGCAATCTGTCTACTTAAGGTATTAAATCTGAATGAGAACTTGCTGCTTTATCTGTGCCTCAGGAGAGGGTTATGATAAATGCCCTCtgcctttccttccctcctccccacatcccTCTAAAAATGTCCATTTCACAATTTAAACAGACCTGACTGGCTCCAGGGATGTATTTGCTTCTGGGTGTTGAGACTGCATATATGATTTTACCTTGGATTAAACATTTCAGGTGCTGGTGAAATTTTACCTATACTATATTCCGAAAATGTTTCCTCTATTTGATTTCATCAGTTTCATGTTCACAGATTAATTCACAAACTGTGGAGACTAGATAAGCAGCAGCATTCTTTGATGCAACAAACAGCTTATAACAAACAAATGAGTAATTTAGTTTGTTCAGAAAAATCCATatgctttagaatcatagaatcatagaacatcagggttggaagggaccccagaaggtcatctagtccaaccccctgctcaaagcaggaccaattcccagttaaatcatcacagAGGGTATATGGAAGAGTTttaccttcttttctttttccttatcaGGGAAGGAAATAAAGTGTGTGATATCTATACATTGGTGAATATGGCTCACTCTTTACAGGAGGATAATAGAGGACTTTGCCATGAGCCCCATAGAAAGGGAAGCGTATTATTCCAGTGTTCCATAATGTGCCGGGAAGCTGAGGCAGGACAGTGTATCACCCCAAGTGCAGCTGTTCTGCCTGGCTTATAGGGAGGCGGAGCCAAAGCTCAGTCCACTCCCCACCCTTGTGAGCCCACCTGAAGTTGCTGGTGCAGTGGCTCTGCTGAAGCTGCTTCCCCTGTCATGCAATGCAGGTATACAATGCAGTGGA is a genomic window of Lepidochelys kempii isolate rLepKem1 chromosome 1, rLepKem1.hap2, whole genome shotgun sequence containing:
- the EBPL gene encoding emopamil-binding protein-like, with amino-acid sequence MAGRGAAAPPLLSAAAAGSLAVCALQLGLAWALGRRLGGRCPPADRWVLGWLCYDVLVHCTLEGPFVYLSLIGTVAESDNIFASLWKEYGRADARWLYSDPTIVSLEILTVVLDGLLALILIYAIIKDKYYRHFIQITLCVCELYGGWMTFCPDWLIGSPNLNTSNWLYLWVYLVFFNGIWVVIPGLLLWQSWLGLKQMHREKSNTRKKIR